The Lactuca sativa cultivar Salinas chromosome 2, Lsat_Salinas_v11, whole genome shotgun sequence genome includes a window with the following:
- the LOC111903680 gene encoding uncharacterized protein LOC111903680 isoform X2 codes for MFLLWMMILSPNRASIYRKRIAVLLNPSIRKSIAIALPDMLYTNHKNVLGFGGCPVTIDTKIIQITQMRWGWGNELKSEIGNFWEVKVYKQSSGKFTSLSGNLPSISIHIIGPQVVIGKCIYWCAVDCATVDSMLKARNLIMSFDLTNEKFEVVDLPDRVAILRLSQFSVSKLRESLVMLEYNRRGYDASNVEQVCCTVWLVERGVETSFTKLFSIKAPGDLLTIVGFTRKGGPITELQEYVFDSTEELVVYEPNSEQSNHLISGSLFIVNSYTETLVLLDSSDCSSY; via the exons ATGTTTCTTTTGTGGATGATGATTCTTTCCCCCAACAGAG CTTCCATCTATAGAAAGAGGATAGCTGTTCTTTTGAATCCTTCCATTAGAAAATCAATAGCTATTGCACTGCCTGATATGCTATATACGAATCATAAAAACGTTCTTGGATTTGGAGGTTGTCCTGTCACTATTGATACCAAGATCATCCAGATAACTCAAATGCGTTGGGGTTGGGGGAATGAACTAAAAAGCGAAATTGGCAACTTTTGGGAAGTTAAGGTTTATAAGCAAAGTTCGGGGAAATTTACAAGTCTATCTGGCAATCTCCCCAGCATATCAATACATATTATAGGGCCCCAGGTAGTTATTGGTAAGTGTATCTACTGGTGTGCTGTAGATTGTGCAACTGTGGATAGTATGTTAAAAGCTCGTAATCTGATTATGTCATTTGATCTAACTAATGAGAAGTTTGAAGTAGTAGACCTCCCAGATAGGGTAGCTATCCTCCGTCTCTCACAATTTTCTGTTTCTAAGTTAAGGGAGTCTCTTGTAATGCTTGAATACAATAGACGGGGATACGATGCATCCAATGTGGAGCAAGTTTGTTGTACTGTATGGTTGGTGGAGCGTGGTGTAGAAACATCGTTTACAAAGCTTTTCAGTATCAAGGCACCAGGTGACTTGCTGACGATAGTGGGTTTCACAAGGAAGGGAGGACCTATTACGGAACTCCAAGAGTATGTCTTTGACTCAACTGAAGAGCTTGTTGTTTATGAGCCTAACTCAGAACAAAGCAATCATCTGATTAGTGGATCTTTATTCATCGTGAATTCCTACACTGAAACACTAGTTTTACTCGATAGCTCTGATTGTAGTAGCTATTGA
- the LOC111903680 gene encoding uncharacterized protein LOC111903680 isoform X1, which produces MFLLWMMILSPNRGDSASIYRKRIAVLLNPSIRKSIAIALPDMLYTNHKNVLGFGGCPVTIDTKIIQITQMRWGWGNELKSEIGNFWEVKVYKQSSGKFTSLSGNLPSISIHIIGPQVVIGKCIYWCAVDCATVDSMLKARNLIMSFDLTNEKFEVVDLPDRVAILRLSQFSVSKLRESLVMLEYNRRGYDASNVEQVCCTVWLVERGVETSFTKLFSIKAPGDLLTIVGFTRKGGPITELQEYVFDSTEELVVYEPNSEQSNHLISGSLFIVNSYTETLVLLDSSDCSSY; this is translated from the exons ATGTTTCTTTTGTGGATGATGATTCTTTCCCCCAACAGAG GTGATTCAGCTTCCATCTATAGAAAGAGGATAGCTGTTCTTTTGAATCCTTCCATTAGAAAATCAATAGCTATTGCACTGCCTGATATGCTATATACGAATCATAAAAACGTTCTTGGATTTGGAGGTTGTCCTGTCACTATTGATACCAAGATCATCCAGATAACTCAAATGCGTTGGGGTTGGGGGAATGAACTAAAAAGCGAAATTGGCAACTTTTGGGAAGTTAAGGTTTATAAGCAAAGTTCGGGGAAATTTACAAGTCTATCTGGCAATCTCCCCAGCATATCAATACATATTATAGGGCCCCAGGTAGTTATTGGTAAGTGTATCTACTGGTGTGCTGTAGATTGTGCAACTGTGGATAGTATGTTAAAAGCTCGTAATCTGATTATGTCATTTGATCTAACTAATGAGAAGTTTGAAGTAGTAGACCTCCCAGATAGGGTAGCTATCCTCCGTCTCTCACAATTTTCTGTTTCTAAGTTAAGGGAGTCTCTTGTAATGCTTGAATACAATAGACGGGGATACGATGCATCCAATGTGGAGCAAGTTTGTTGTACTGTATGGTTGGTGGAGCGTGGTGTAGAAACATCGTTTACAAAGCTTTTCAGTATCAAGGCACCAGGTGACTTGCTGACGATAGTGGGTTTCACAAGGAAGGGAGGACCTATTACGGAACTCCAAGAGTATGTCTTTGACTCAACTGAAGAGCTTGTTGTTTATGAGCCTAACTCAGAACAAAGCAATCATCTGATTAGTGGATCTTTATTCATCGTGAATTCCTACACTGAAACACTAGTTTTACTCGATAGCTCTGATTGTAGTAGCTATTGA
- the LOC122196671 gene encoding putative F-box protein At1g47790 has protein sequence MSDELPFHIQEAILKRLPIKSLIQFRSVSRTWKSLIDSSEFIAAHSISHTQPQHLFVWYTDTQEDKYVSFVDDDSFPQHSKDGYDIFNEEQLCCTLWMVEHGVEISFTKLFSIEAPGDLMRAVGFRRKGGPIMEVQDYIFESTEELVVYEPNSEQSNHLISGSSFIVNSYIETLVLLGCSDCSSY, from the exons ATGTCTGACGAACTGCCTTTCCATATCCAAGAGGCAATCCTGAAAAGGCTTCCTATCAAATCATTGATTCAGTTTAGATCCGTCTCAAGAACATGGAAGTCTTTGATCGACAGCTCAGAGTTTATTGCTGCTCACAGCATCAGCCACACTCAGCCACAACATCTGTTTGTATGGTACACAGACACACAAGAAGATAAATATGTTTCTTTTGTCGATGATGACTCTTTCCCCCAACATAG TAAAGACGGATATGACATATTCAACGAGGAGCAACTTTGTTGTACTCTATGGATGGTGGAGCATGGTGTAGAAATATCGTTTACAAAACTATTCTCCATCGAGGCACCAGGTGATTTGATGAGGGCAGTGGGTTTTAGGAGGAAGGGCGGACCTATTATGGAAGTCCAAGATTATATCTTTGAATCAACTGAAGAGCTTGTTGTTTATGAGCCTAACTCGGAACAAAGCAATCATCTGATTAGTGGATCTTCATTCATCGTGAATTCCTACATTGAAACGCTAGTTTTGCTCGGTTGCTCTGATTGTAGTAGCTACTGA